A section of the Pseudomonas lini genome encodes:
- a CDS encoding Tc toxin subunit A — translation MDDNPLLTSLIGAYSTEKTHKESLEKLFKNTLKLTSVFDITRLTETQFKERLHNAIQNDEQLKGYAKSIYDNAKCLAAQISHLYREQRLSDGLAQHQWHPLGIRAVEQQGPSYTNLFKENWNEACKTDSIASIDSPVAYLRALYLFALQLESSTSQSATEKANRILLEKRRPDLADLSIDQQSTFAAQPMLGLVNSILDRNIQKALPPSDQGKSTYDVLAQKSYPFALPYEFFQHQCLLGLSGGKPVLGELNYLISDVLPLNPNRNTQYGNVLETTSDTAQMLMSGLGPKRQALLTETAFAKNTDWTQIYGTASVSDLKKINSFLERTELKAEQLEALLAQGKHAPNTSPNVSTGAPLVHPFGARYVNGPPAENSTSMSLDTETKPREIAHLTEKRLERLHRMIRLQRWLDIPFSDLDTLICSAFESQIPRNQKMQLDVYLMRTLGTYRYLSRRYSITAEEFAALLYQVSPCASGENIPLFDKVFNRARLFDTPLKLDGRTFTAGGSDPDSHTVLQHLSASLGLPLTEDSLLQVVKNTQKHLGSLKCDLHTLSSIYRQVRTARLFGLSITELTTLTNLLAGESISLCLVTGQMPASDMFNVLMQLDWVTRWIKESIFDIPMLQRVLALSDAGDYPLGDLQQHLIQLKQQTRLNLITPQELATLALPQTVDLRADLAKTLLDEKGLVKNFAPGIYSDTSQSLTRAVNTAIDVETLILDEDAGKNLRLKNDCKPKLTNLLLRAHDRQQHLVEVFLQEALLLPMNCAKDVVIWANTSVHQILTTVLESKDSHQLARQLHSLLRHAEVAARLQLSNKALTNLLRRPSWLDTPDGQLRLSFKVLYLFDRFIHFLDAYRQPEESLLSYLELADLRHSGGDYNGRLAQLLSWTTAEVTVLTSNLTFRRAMTMKEIDWVARCHATCKATGLSAAALLKATSLDNASPADQWKTVGEAVMAASH, via the coding sequence ATGGACGACAATCCGTTACTCACCTCCCTGATCGGCGCCTACAGCACCGAGAAAACCCACAAAGAGTCACTTGAAAAGCTTTTTAAAAACACGCTGAAACTCACCTCGGTGTTCGATATCACCCGGCTCACCGAAACTCAATTCAAGGAGCGTTTACACAACGCCATCCAGAACGACGAACAGCTCAAAGGCTACGCAAAAAGTATCTACGACAATGCCAAATGCCTGGCCGCCCAGATCAGCCATTTGTATCGGGAGCAGCGGCTTTCAGACGGACTTGCTCAACACCAATGGCACCCTCTCGGCATTCGTGCGGTCGAGCAACAGGGGCCTTCCTACACCAATCTGTTCAAGGAAAACTGGAACGAAGCGTGCAAGACTGATTCGATCGCATCCATTGACTCACCGGTCGCCTACCTCAGGGCGCTGTACCTCTTTGCATTGCAACTGGAGTCCAGCACGTCGCAATCGGCGACTGAAAAAGCCAATCGAATCTTGCTGGAAAAACGACGACCCGACCTGGCAGATCTGTCGATCGATCAGCAAAGCACCTTCGCGGCACAACCGATGCTCGGGCTGGTCAATTCGATACTGGACCGCAATATTCAGAAGGCGCTGCCCCCCTCCGACCAGGGAAAATCGACCTATGACGTTCTGGCGCAAAAGTCCTATCCCTTCGCACTCCCCTATGAGTTTTTTCAACATCAGTGCCTGCTGGGACTGAGCGGGGGCAAACCGGTACTGGGAGAGCTGAACTACCTCATCAGCGACGTCCTGCCTCTGAATCCAAACCGAAACACACAGTACGGCAATGTATTGGAGACCACCTCTGATACCGCTCAGATGCTGATGTCCGGGCTTGGACCGAAACGCCAGGCACTGCTGACAGAGACGGCTTTCGCCAAAAACACCGACTGGACGCAGATATACGGCACCGCGTCAGTTTCCGACCTGAAGAAAATAAACAGCTTTCTGGAGCGAACCGAGCTCAAAGCCGAACAACTGGAGGCCTTGCTCGCACAAGGCAAGCACGCACCGAACACATCGCCTAACGTCTCAACCGGGGCACCACTCGTCCATCCATTCGGAGCCCGCTACGTAAACGGACCTCCTGCTGAAAACAGCACATCCATGAGCCTGGACACGGAAACAAAACCCAGGGAAATCGCCCATCTCACAGAGAAACGACTCGAGCGTCTGCATCGAATGATCCGTCTTCAACGTTGGCTCGACATTCCGTTCAGCGATCTGGACACCTTGATTTGCAGTGCATTCGAATCGCAGATACCGCGCAATCAAAAGATGCAGCTCGACGTTTATCTCATGCGGACTCTCGGCACTTACCGTTATCTGAGCCGCAGATATTCGATTACGGCTGAAGAGTTTGCAGCGCTGCTGTATCAGGTATCACCTTGCGCCAGCGGCGAAAACATCCCCCTGTTCGACAAGGTGTTCAATCGGGCCCGACTGTTCGATACGCCATTGAAACTGGATGGCCGAACGTTTACCGCGGGCGGTTCCGATCCCGATTCGCACACCGTGCTCCAACACTTGAGCGCCAGCCTTGGCTTGCCGCTTACAGAGGACTCGCTCCTGCAAGTGGTCAAGAACACGCAGAAACACCTGGGTTCGCTCAAATGTGATCTGCACACGCTGTCTTCCATTTATCGCCAGGTACGCACGGCTCGATTGTTCGGGCTTTCGATCACCGAACTGACGACATTGACGAATTTGCTCGCAGGGGAAAGCATTTCACTGTGTCTGGTAACCGGGCAAATGCCTGCGTCCGACATGTTCAACGTGCTGATGCAATTGGACTGGGTGACCCGCTGGATCAAAGAGTCCATCTTCGACATCCCCATGCTGCAACGCGTTCTTGCACTGTCGGACGCTGGCGACTATCCCTTGGGGGATCTGCAGCAACATCTCATTCAATTGAAACAGCAAACACGCCTGAACCTGATAACCCCACAGGAACTCGCAACGTTGGCGCTGCCGCAAACGGTGGATTTGCGCGCGGATCTGGCCAAGACACTGCTTGATGAGAAGGGTCTGGTGAAAAACTTTGCGCCCGGGATTTACAGCGATACATCGCAAAGTCTGACCCGGGCCGTGAACACAGCAATCGATGTCGAGACGCTCATCCTGGATGAGGACGCCGGAAAAAACCTGAGGCTCAAAAACGACTGCAAGCCAAAACTGACAAACCTTCTCCTGCGGGCCCATGACCGCCAACAGCATCTGGTCGAAGTGTTTTTGCAGGAAGCGCTCCTGCTGCCCATGAACTGCGCAAAGGATGTCGTGATCTGGGCGAACACCTCGGTGCATCAGATTCTCACCACGGTACTGGAGTCAAAGGACTCGCATCAGCTGGCGCGCCAGTTGCATTCGCTGTTGCGCCACGCGGAGGTCGCTGCACGGCTGCAGTTGAGCAACAAGGCCCTGACCAATTTGCTGCGCCGGCCCTCGTGGCTGGACACGCCCGACGGCCAACTGAGACTGTCATTCAAGGTTTTGTATCTGTTCGATCGCTTCATCCATTTCCTTGATGCTTACCGGCAACCGGAAGAAAGCCTGCTGAGTTACCTGGAGCTGGCTGACCTGCGCCATAGCGGAGGTGACTACAACGGCCGTCTGGCGCAATTGCTGAGCTGGACCACGGCAGAAGTAACCGTACTCACCTCGAACCTGACGTTCCGGCGCGCCATGACCATGAAGGAAATCGATTGGGTAGCGCGCTGCCACGCCACCTGCAAGGCCACCGGCCTCAGTGCCGCCGCCCTGCTCAAGGCCACTAGCCTGGACAACGCCAGCCCGGCCGATCAATGGAAAACCGTCGGTGAAGCGGTCATGGCTGCCAGCCACTGA
- a CDS encoding neuraminidase-like domain-containing protein — MCAAIEKQLNESLRDAQLGFYLSAIVPQDATLKSLKIAEHLKTADDLYQYWLLDVLVSQDVPTSPVACAIASLQQYINSILANMEPGYHTAQIPAEQVEAWRLVMHHYQDWASNQRLYHFPAAYLDPTLRKTRTDSFGQLENDLNRNQLTAESVQTAVLAYLSRLEEVANLEIVNGYIDGSDFANSTYYFIARSRAANTWYWRSLDMACRPFMPGSRTAKYDAPEPQAWSDWHRIDLPVSDSTIEHTTRPVMFNNRLYVIWAECIWQDQSATDKQSVTRPLFRLNMCFKKYDGSWSAPRTCAQSYAPKTLGTSNLAMLQKSTQTLAMQTYKSDSTVLFIGLFTKVKITETQTELFMMSARIDKDHVISTDIIFKESTPGVDAHLSKLIEFLLLAEHKHFQFKLTQPIFELDKQPDKNAPKIDSYTDTALGTTDFIDFKNTAIEKSEVQTDQPRHPIRMNITFARHLIERAEESMDKLLNWPSQHLQEPPFENSKPSEQLDFYGAYGRYFVELFLYLPWLVAHRFNQERQYSEAERWMHYLFDPGRKEVSDGHPDYWNAEPLINKTPTSAQSSHAIQDPQDPHQIALSHPVHFRKALYMLYIDILLNHGDHAYRELTPDSLTDAKLWYLRAQNLLGPRPDIRQTDLWTSLPLKTFSEQTSTKLREFEKTLGSEGQNHLNVSSTGLAPAVCVRPYVRPLSTQAIDSPHLRLPFNPILVPHWDKLESRLHNLRHNLDIVGRPLRLSLFAPPAVANELIGANTPRAAEPGTDRHQGEEIPPYRFSTLHAHAMSAVETVIQFGAALMSFIERSEQASYQELQQQHVWDIANIAVDLQTQALKIDQKSREALIAGKAIAEGRRDYYSQLVNEVVNPEEVAAAALHLTGRITEGAAHAAHAVGEGLKVLPNVFGLADGGARLEGPPFAAMALAQGAASAAYGAGDALERAAQYRRRHQDWTLARDQATLEIAQIDAQLALQVERETASRLLLRQTQTSLDQARASYVFLSKRFTNSQLYQWFTQQFSSFYYQVYDSTFSLCRSTERSWRYESADNSTQPLFQNLSWNSTYRGLGPGERMKLGLLKMKNAFLLGNERELEIRKTVSLCQLKAKDQTPASINKPWDDTAASDIGVTRTGIKSDLVNNGWCEFELTALLFDNDYPGHCLRRIKSISISLPAVVGPYEDIRATLTQTSSEVLMPGDDKTVLKGLRANQQIALSTGVDDNGLFTLNFQDERYLPFEYTGAVSKWKLAFPNHTAQKVMLQSLTDIIVHVCYTARSGGGSQ; from the coding sequence ATGTGTGCTGCTATTGAAAAACAACTCAACGAGAGCCTGCGTGATGCGCAACTCGGGTTCTATCTGTCTGCAATCGTCCCTCAGGATGCAACACTCAAATCCCTGAAGATTGCAGAGCACCTCAAGACCGCCGATGACCTTTACCAGTACTGGTTGCTGGACGTACTGGTCAGCCAGGACGTGCCGACCAGTCCGGTGGCCTGTGCCATTGCCAGTCTTCAGCAATACATCAACAGCATTCTGGCCAATATGGAGCCTGGCTATCACACCGCGCAAATTCCTGCCGAGCAGGTCGAAGCCTGGCGCCTGGTCATGCATCACTACCAGGACTGGGCGAGCAATCAGCGTCTGTACCATTTCCCCGCGGCCTATCTTGACCCGACGCTTCGCAAGACCAGAACAGATAGCTTCGGGCAGCTGGAAAACGACCTCAACCGCAACCAGCTCACTGCCGAATCAGTGCAGACGGCGGTGCTGGCCTACCTGAGCCGACTGGAGGAAGTGGCCAACCTGGAAATCGTCAATGGGTACATCGATGGAAGCGATTTTGCCAACAGCACCTACTACTTCATCGCCAGGTCACGTGCGGCCAACACCTGGTATTGGCGCTCGCTGGACATGGCCTGTCGCCCCTTCATGCCGGGCTCCCGGACCGCAAAATACGATGCCCCGGAACCGCAGGCATGGTCCGACTGGCATCGGATCGATCTGCCAGTAAGCGACAGCACCATCGAACACACCACACGTCCGGTCATGTTCAATAATCGCTTGTATGTGATCTGGGCGGAATGCATCTGGCAGGATCAATCGGCGACAGATAAGCAGAGCGTAACCCGACCGCTGTTTCGCCTGAACATGTGTTTCAAAAAATACGACGGGAGTTGGAGCGCGCCACGAACCTGTGCACAAAGTTATGCCCCCAAAACTCTCGGAACGTCGAACTTGGCGATGTTGCAAAAAAGCACCCAGACCCTTGCTATGCAAACTTACAAGAGTGATTCCACAGTTCTGTTCATCGGTCTGTTCACCAAGGTGAAAATAACGGAGACACAGACTGAACTGTTCATGATGTCGGCCCGCATCGACAAGGATCACGTCATATCCACCGATATCATTTTCAAGGAATCAACCCCTGGGGTTGATGCTCATCTGTCGAAGCTGATCGAATTCTTATTGTTGGCCGAGCATAAACACTTCCAGTTCAAACTCACCCAGCCAATTTTCGAGCTTGATAAACAGCCCGACAAGAACGCCCCCAAGATTGATTCCTACACGGATACTGCGTTAGGCACGACAGACTTCATCGACTTCAAAAATACTGCGATAGAAAAAAGCGAAGTTCAAACCGACCAACCTCGCCATCCCATCCGTATGAACATCACCTTCGCCAGACACCTGATCGAACGCGCCGAAGAAAGCATGGACAAGTTGCTGAACTGGCCTTCTCAACATCTGCAGGAACCACCCTTCGAGAACAGTAAACCGTCAGAGCAACTGGATTTCTACGGCGCCTACGGCCGCTACTTCGTGGAGCTGTTCCTGTACCTTCCCTGGCTGGTGGCGCACCGCTTCAACCAGGAACGCCAATACAGCGAGGCCGAACGCTGGATGCATTACCTGTTTGATCCCGGCCGAAAAGAAGTCAGCGACGGTCATCCTGACTATTGGAACGCCGAGCCACTGATCAACAAAACGCCTACATCAGCCCAGTCCAGCCATGCCATTCAGGATCCACAAGATCCGCACCAGATTGCACTGAGTCATCCCGTGCACTTTCGCAAAGCCTTGTACATGCTCTACATCGACATTCTGCTCAACCACGGGGACCACGCGTACCGCGAATTGACCCCGGACAGCCTGACAGACGCGAAGCTCTGGTATCTACGCGCCCAGAACCTGCTAGGCCCCCGCCCCGATATCCGGCAGACCGATCTATGGACATCCCTCCCGCTGAAAACCTTCAGCGAGCAGACCAGCACAAAGCTGCGGGAGTTTGAAAAAACGCTGGGGTCAGAGGGCCAAAATCACCTGAACGTGTCCTCGACGGGGCTGGCTCCTGCGGTGTGCGTCCGCCCTTATGTACGCCCGCTTTCCACACAGGCCATTGACTCCCCGCATTTGCGCCTGCCCTTCAACCCCATACTGGTTCCACACTGGGACAAGCTCGAAAGTCGCTTGCACAATCTTCGGCATAACCTGGACATCGTTGGCCGTCCCCTGAGGCTCTCGCTCTTCGCCCCACCAGCCGTGGCAAATGAACTTATCGGCGCCAACACCCCACGCGCAGCAGAGCCCGGCACTGACCGACACCAGGGCGAAGAGATTCCGCCTTATCGCTTCAGCACGCTGCATGCCCATGCCATGAGTGCGGTAGAGACCGTGATCCAGTTCGGCGCCGCCTTGATGTCGTTCATCGAACGCAGTGAGCAAGCCAGCTACCAGGAACTTCAGCAACAACATGTCTGGGATATCGCCAACATCGCAGTAGACCTGCAGACCCAGGCCCTGAAGATCGATCAAAAATCCCGGGAAGCATTGATTGCCGGTAAAGCCATCGCCGAGGGTCGCCGTGATTACTACAGTCAGTTGGTCAACGAGGTGGTCAATCCAGAAGAAGTGGCAGCCGCCGCTTTGCATTTGACGGGGCGTATCACAGAAGGAGCGGCTCATGCGGCACATGCCGTCGGTGAAGGGCTGAAGGTTCTTCCCAACGTATTTGGCCTGGCGGACGGCGGCGCTCGCCTTGAAGGTCCTCCCTTCGCCGCGATGGCCCTGGCCCAAGGCGCGGCATCCGCGGCGTATGGCGCGGGCGATGCTCTGGAACGTGCTGCGCAGTACCGTCGCCGTCACCAGGATTGGACGCTTGCACGCGATCAGGCGACCCTGGAAATCGCCCAGATCGATGCACAACTGGCGCTGCAGGTCGAACGGGAAACCGCCTCACGACTGCTATTGCGGCAGACCCAAACGTCTCTCGACCAGGCCCGGGCCTCCTATGTTTTCCTCAGCAAGCGCTTCACCAACTCCCAGCTTTATCAGTGGTTCACCCAACAATTCTCCAGTTTCTATTATCAGGTGTATGACTCGACCTTCTCTCTGTGCCGGTCCACCGAACGGAGTTGGCGCTACGAGTCGGCCGACAACTCCACTCAACCGCTCTTCCAGAATTTGTCCTGGAACAGCACTTACCGTGGACTCGGCCCCGGCGAACGTATGAAGCTGGGCCTGCTGAAGATGAAGAATGCCTTCCTTCTGGGCAACGAGCGTGAGCTGGAAATCCGCAAGACCGTGTCGCTGTGCCAACTCAAGGCGAAAGACCAGACGCCGGCATCGATCAACAAGCCGTGGGATGACACGGCCGCATCAGACATCGGGGTAACGCGCACAGGAATCAAATCCGACCTCGTCAATAACGGCTGGTGCGAATTTGAACTGACGGCGCTGCTGTTCGACAACGACTACCCCGGGCACTGCCTGCGCCGGATCAAGAGCATCAGCATTTCCCTGCCTGCCGTCGTTGGTCCCTATGAAGACATCCGCGCCACGCTGACCCAGACCAGCAGCGAAGTGCTCATGCCCGGCGACGACAAGACCGTCCTGAAAGGTCTGAGAGCCAATCAGCAAATCGCACTCTCGACGGGTGTCGATGACAACGGTCTGTTCACGCTGAACTTCCAGGATGAACGCTACCTGCCGTTCGAGTACACCGGCGCTGTTTCGAAGTGGAAGTTGGCGTTTCCCAACCACACCGCTCAAAAAGTCATGCTCCAATCCCTTACCGACATCATCGTCCATGTTTGCTACACGGCCCGGTCAGGCGGAGGTTCGCAATGA